A region from the Dendropsophus ebraccatus isolate aDenEbr1 chromosome 1, aDenEbr1.pat, whole genome shotgun sequence genome encodes:
- the LOC138777668 gene encoding protocadherin gamma-C5-like — protein MDIRGFCQCWKWQVVCCFLLCSWGWVSGQLRYSIVEESEPGTLVGNVAQDLGIKRAELSQRRIHLRSEQYQKYFSINQGNGGLAVRERIDRESLCGSGPRCLLQIEVVAENPVELFPLEIEILDINDNSPTFSSNNKILEITEVFTGPGARFALDVAKDLDVGVNGVSQYTLNTNPYFSLSVKNRKDGTLIPQLILEKVLDREEKAEHNLILTAIDGGEPARSGSCRITIVVLDINDNLPVFNQSLYKISIRENLPLKTVILTLNASDQDDGANGEIQFSFDDHTFESAREMFSLNEKNGEISVQGLVDFEKQSFYELSIKAVDKGFPKLEGNCIVQVEIEDVNDNHPEITFVSTTNDIAENSPSGDIVGFINVEDKDSGKNGEIRLDLPPNVPFKIKETRNRYSLVVDGNLDREETPQYTIELTASDLGSPPLYSKTSITLRVSDINDNAPVFTQATYNAFIMENSDPGTLLCTVSAIDLDEGVNSDLVYSIVESQIDGSSVSSFVYIHSNDGNIYAQRSFDYEQIQVLQITIKVEDSGSPQLSSTVPVFIFILDRNDNPPTLLYPEHSEDLIVQERIPKSTSAGYLVTKLSAVDLDSGHNAWLLFTLIDPINYSSFQVSKHTGEVRTVRGLQESQNMDQQLVISISDQGNPPLSTTVTVLVSIADEVVVERPKSGDFLTNSKPPSDMTLYLIISLVAISLVSLVTFMILLVRCLRKDSYDYTSSCCILGGSQSKPYTDQYQPALYLNTDGTLKYMEVRMVPPGSQGQSYQTHLPPAQEQPNSNFTRPLDFPQSEDLVNDARTSSEVQFLNNSDQNNTVRL, from the exons ATGGACATCAGAGGcttttgtcagtgctggaaaTGGCAAGTAGTCTGCTGCTTTCTCCTTTGTAGCTGGGGCTGGGTCTCTGGGCAGCTGCGTTATTCTATTGTTGAGGAGTCTGAGCCGGGGACATTGGTAGGAAATGTAGCTCAGGATCTGGGGATAAAACGTGCCGAGCTCTCTCAGCGCAGGATACATCTGAGATCTGAACAATACCAGAAATATTTCAGTATAAATCAGGGAAATGGAGGGTTGGCTGTGAGGGAGAGGATTGATAGGGAGAGTCTGTGTGGATCTGGTCCCCGCTGTTTACTGCAGATAGAGGTTGTGGCTGAGAATCCTGTGGAGCTTTTCCCTCTAGAAATAGAGATTCTGGATATTAATGATAATTCTCCTACATTCTCATCTAATAATAAAATTTTAGAGATCACAGAGGTGTTTACTGGTCCTGGTGCTCGGTTTGCTTTAGATGTTGCCAAGGATTTAGATGTCGGTGTGAATGGTGTCAGTCAGTATACACTGAATACAAATCCTTATTTCTCTTTGTCTGTGAAGAATCGTAAGGATGGAACGCTCATCCCTCAGCTGATACTAGAAAAGGTTTTAGATAGAGAAGAGAAAGCAGAACATAACCTGATTCTCACAGCTATAGATGGAGGAGAACCGGCCAGATCAGGGAGCTGCAGAATAACAATAGTTGTATTAGACATTAATGATAATCTTCCTGTATTCAATCAGTCACTATATAAGATCAGTATAAGGGAGAATCTGCCATTGAAGACTGTGATATTAACACTGAATGCATCAGATCAGGATGACGGAGCAAATGGGGAGATACAGTTTTCCTTTGATGATCACACATTTGAATCTGCTAGAGAAATGTTTTCTCTAAATGAGAAAAATGGTGAAATTTCTGTTCAAGGACTGGTAGATTTTGAAAAACAAAGCTTTTATGAATTATCTATTAAGGCCGTAGACAAGGGATTTCCGAAATTAGAGGGTAACTGTATAGTTCAAGTGGAAATAGAAGATGTGAATGATAATCACCCTGAAATTACTTTTGTGTCAACGACTAATGATATTGCAGAAAATTCTCCATCTGGGGATATTGTAGGATTCATTAATGTGGAAGATAAGGATTCTGGGAAAAATGGAGAAATACGTCTGGACCTACCACCAAATGTGCCTTTCAAAATTAAAGAGACCAGAAATCGTTATTCTCTAGTTGTAGATGGGAATCTGGATAGAGAGGAAACCCCCCAATACACTATAGAGCTGACAGCCTCAGATTtagggtctcctcctctatacagTAAAACAAGCATCACCCTCAGGGTGTCAGATATTAATGATAATGCTCcagtgttcacacaggctacttatAATGCTTTCATTATGGAGAACAGTGACCCGGGGACTCTTCTATGTACAGTATCTGCTATTGACCTAGATGAGGGGGTTAATTCTGATCTGGTCTACTCCATAGTGGAGAGTCAGATTGACGGTTCCTCTGTATCCTCCTTTGTTTACATCCATTCTAATGATGGGAATATATACGCTCAGCGTTCTTTTGACTATGAGCAGATCCAGGTTTTACAGATCACCATAAAAGTAGAAGACTCAGGGTCTCCACAGTTATCTTCCACTGTTCCCGTCTTTATCTTCATTCTGGATAGAAATGACAATCCCCCCACTCTGCTGTATCCAGAGCACTCTGAGGACCTCATTGTCCAAGAGAGGATCCCAAAGTCTACAAGTGCGGGATATCTGGTGACCAAACTGTCGGCAGTGGATCTGGACTCTGGTCACAATGCCTGGCTGCTCTTTACTCTCATTGACCCCATCAATTATTCATCATTTCAAGTGTCTAAACACACAGGAGAGGTGAGGACTGTGCGAGGATTACAGGAAAGCCAGAACATGGATCAACAACTTGTCATCTCTATCAGTGATCAGGGGAATCCTCCATTATCCACCACAGTGACTGTACTGGTCAGTATAGCGGATGAGGTTGTAGTGGAAAGACCCAAATCTGGGGACTTCCTGACCAATTCCAAACCCCCATCAGATATGACTCTGTATTTAATCATTTCCCTGGTGGCCATCAGCTTAGTGTCACTTGTCACCTTCATGATATTATTGGTGAGATGTCTGAGGAAGGACAGCTATGATTACACCAGTAGTTGTTGTATTCTTGGTGGATCCCAATCCAAACCCTACACAGACCAGTATCAGCCAGCTCTGTACCTGAACACTGACGGGACCTTAAAATACATGGAGGTGAGGATGGTTCCTCCAGGATCCCAGGGGCAGAGTTACCAAACTCATTTACCCCCAGCCCAAGAACAACCAAATTCTAATTTTACCAGACCTTTAGATTTTCCCCAATCAGAAGATTTGGTTAATGATGCCAGAACATCTTCAGAAGTGCAGTTCCTGAATAATTCTGACCag AACAACACTGTAAGGTTATAG
- the LOC138777376 gene encoding protocadherin gamma-C5-like, with protein MDIRGFCQCWKWQVVCCFLLCSWGWVSGQLRYSIVEESEPGTLVGNVAQDLGIKRAEISQRRIHLRSEQYQKYFSINQGNGGLAVRERIDRESLCGSSPRCLLQIEVVAENPVELFPLEIEILDINDNSPIFSYDNNILDITEVFTSPGTRFALDVAKDLDVGVNGVSQYTLNTNPYFSLSVKNRKDGTLIPQLILEKVLDREEKAEHNLILTAIDGGEPARSGTCRITIVVLDINDNPPVFNQSLYKISIRENLPLKTVILTLNASDQDDGANGEIRFSFDDHTFETAREIFSLNEQNGEISVQGPVDFEKQSFYELSIKAIDKGFPKLVGNCIVQVEIEDVNDNRPEIFFVSTTNHIAENTGLGDIVGFINVEDKDSGKNGEIRLDLPPSVPFKVKETRNRYSLVVDGNLDREETPQYTIELTASDLGSPPLYSKTSVTLRVSDINDNAPVFTQATYNAFIMENSDPGSLLCTVSATDLDEGVNSDLVYSIVESQIDGSSVSSYAYIHSNDGNIYAQRSFDYEQIQVLQITIKVEDSGSPPLSSTVPVFIFILDRNDNPPTLLYPEHSEDLIVQERIPKSTSAGYLVTKLSAVDLDSGHNAWLLFTLIDPINYSSFQVSKHTGEVRTVRGLQESENMEQQLVISISDQGNPPLSTTVTVLVSIADEVVVERPKSGDFLTNSKPPSDMTLYLIISLVAISLVSLVTFMILLVRCLRKDSYDYTSSCCILGGSQSKPYTDQYQPALYLNTDGTLKYMEVRMVPPGSQGQSYQTHLPPAPEPQDFSIVQPLHFPQLKDLCQDASSEGESLTDPNNVSFYVKVL; from the coding sequence ATGGACATCAGAGGcttttgtcagtgctggaaaTGGCAAGTAGTCTGCTGCTTTCTCCTTTGTAGCTGGGGCTGGGTCTCTGGGCAGCTGCGTTATTCTATTGTTGAGGAGTCTGAGCCGGGGACATTGGTAGGAAATGTAGCTCAGGATCTGGGGATAAAACGTGCCGAGATCTCTCAGCGCAGGATACATCTGAGATCTGAACAATACCAGAAATATTTCAGTATAAATCAGGGAAATGGAGGGTTGGCTGTGAGGGAGAGGATTGATAGGGAGAGTCTGTGTGGATCTAGTCCCCGCTGTTTACTGCAGATAGAGGTTGTGGCTGAGAATCCTGTGGAGCTTTTCCCTCTAGAAATAGAGATTCTGGATATTAATGATAATTCTCCCATATTCTCATATGATAATAACATTTTAGATATCACAGAAGTGTTTACTAGTCCTGGTACACGATTTGCTTTAGATGTTGCAAAGGATTTAGATGTCGGTGTGAATGGTGTCAGTCAGTATACACTGAATACAAATCCTTATTTCTCTTTGTCTGTGAAGAATCGTAAGGATGGAACGCTCATCCCTCAGCTGATACTAGAAAAGGTTttagatagagaagaaaaagcaGAACATAACCTGATTCTCACAGCTATAGATGGAGGAGAACCAGCCAGATCAGGGACCTGCAGAATAACAATAGTTGTATTAGATATTAATGATAATCCTCCAGTCTTCAATCAGTCACTATATAAGATCAGTATTAGGGAGAATCTGCCATTGAAGACTGTGATATTAACACTGAATGCATCAGATCAGGATGACGGAGCAAATGGGGAAATTCGGTTTTCCTTTGATGATCACACATTTGAAACCGCTAGAGAAATATTTTCTCTAAATGAGCAAAATGGGGAAATTTCTGTTCAAGGACCGGTGGATTTTGAAAAACAAAGCTTTTATGAATTATCTATTAAGGCCATAGACAAAGGATTTCCTAAATTAGTGGGAAACTGTATAGTTCAAGTGGAAATAGAAGATGTGAATGACAATCGCCCTGAAATATTTTTTGTGTCAACGACTAATCATATTGCAGAAAATACAGGTTTAGGTGATATTGTAGGGTTCATTAATGTGGAAGACAAAGATTCTGGGAAAAATGGAGAAATACGTCTGGACTTACCACCAAGTGTGCCTTTCAAAGTTAAAGAGACCAGAAATCGTTATTCTCTAGTTGTAGATGGGAATCTGGATAGAGAGGAAACCCCCCAATACACTATAGAGCTGACAGCCTCGGATTtagggtctcctcctctatacagTAAAACAAGCGTCACCCTCAGGGTGTCAGATATTAATGATAATGCTCcagtgttcacacaggctacttataatgcttttattatgGAGAACAGTGACCCGGGGTCTCTTCTATGTACAGTATCTGCTACTGACCTAGATGAGGGGGTTAATTCTGATCTGGTCTACTCCATAGTGGAGAGTCAGATTGACGGCTCCTCTGTATCCTCCTATGCTTACATCCATTCTAATGATGGGAATATATACGCTCAGCGTTCCTTTGACTATGAGCAGATCCAGGTGTTACAGATCACCATAAAGGTAGAAGACTCAGGGTCTCCGCCGTTATCTTCCACTGTTCCCGTCTTTATCTTCATTCTGGATAGAAATGACAATCCCCCCACTCTGCTGTATCCAGAGCACTCTGAGGACCTCATTGTCCAAGAGAGGATCCCAAAGTCTACAAGTGCCGGATATCTGGTGACCAAACTGTCGGCAGTGGATCTGGACTCTGGTCACAATGCCTGGCTGCTCTTTACTCTCATTGACCCCATCAATTATTCATCATTTCAAGTGTCTAAACACACAGGAGAGGTGAGGACTGTGCGAGGATTACAGGAAAGCGAGAACATGGAGCAACAACTTGTCATCTCTATCAGTGATCAGGGGAATCCTCCATTATCCACCACAGTGACTGTACTGGTCAGTATAGCAGATGAGGTTGTAGTGGAAAGACCCAAATCTGGGGACTTCCTGACCAATTCCAAACCCCCCTCAGATATGACTCTGTATTTAATCATCTCCCTGGTGGCCATCAGCTTAGTGTCACTTGTCACCTTCATGATATTATTGGTGAGATGTCTGAGGAAGGACAGCTATGATTACACCAGTAGTTGTTGTATTCTTGGTGGATCCCAATCCAAACCCTACACAGACCAGTATCAGCCAGCTCTGTACCTGAACACTGACGGGACCTTAAAATACATGGAGGTGAGGATGGTTCCTCCAGGATCCCAGGGGCAGAGTTACCAAACTCATTTACCCCCAGCCCCGGAGCCACAAGATTTCAGTATTGTGCAGCCTTTACATTTCCCTCAGTTAAAGGATTTATGTCAAGACGCCTCATCTGAGGGGGAATCACTGACTGATCCAAACAATGTAAGTTTCTATGTTAAAGTATTATaa
- the LOC138777527 gene encoding protocadherin gamma-C5-like yields the protein MDIRGFCQCWKWQVVCCFLLCSWGWVSGQLRYSIVEESEPGTLVGNVAQDLGIKRAELSQRRIHLRSEQYQKYFSINQGNGGLAVRERIDRESLCGSSPRCLLQIEVVAENPVELFTLEIEILDINDNSPTFSSNNKILEITEVFTGPGARFALDVAKDLDVGVNGVSQYTLNTNPYFSLSVKNRKDGTLIPQLILEKVLDREEKAEHNLILTAIDGGEPARSGTCRITIVVLDINDNPPVFNQSLYKISIRENLPLKTVILTLNASDQDDGANGEIRFSFDDHTFESAREMFSLNEQNGEISVQGLVDFEKQSFYELSIKAVDKGFPKLEGNCIVQVEIEDVNDNHPEITFVSTTNDIAENSPSGDIVGFINVEDKDSGKNGEIRLDLPPNVPFKIKETRNRYSLVVDGNLDREETPQYTIELTASDLGSPPLYSKTSVTLRVSDINDNAPVFTQATYNAFIMENIDPGTLLCTVSATDLDEGVNSDLVYSIVESQIDGSSVSSFVYIHSNDGNIYAQRSFDYEQIQVLQITIKVEDSGSPQLSSTVPVFIFILDRNDNPPTLLYPEHSEDLIVHERIPKSTSAGYLVTKLSAVDLDSGHNAWLLFTLIDPINYSSFQVSKHTGEVRTVRGLQESENMEQQLVISISDQGNPPLSTTVTVLVSIADEVVMERPKSGDFLTNSKPPSDMTLYLIISLVAISLVSLVTFMILLVRCLRKDSYDYTSSCCILGGSQSKPYTDQYQPALYLNTDGTLKYMEVRMVPPGSQGQSYQTHLPPAPEPQDFSIVQPLHFPQLKDLCQEASSEGELLTDPNNVSRNIIFLLHAKIFIRFYIKSQEKILISNTLCMKP from the coding sequence ATGGACATCAGAGGcttttgtcagtgctggaaaTGGCAAGTAGTCTGCTGCTTTCTCCTTTGTAGCTGGGGCTGGGTCTCTGGGCAGCTGCGTTATTCTATTGTTGAGGAGTCTGAGCCGGGGACATTGGTAGGAAATGTAGCTCAGGATCTGGGGATAAAACGTGCCGAGCTCTCTCAGCGCAGGATACATCTGAGATCTGAACAATACCAGAAATATTTCAGTATAAATCAGGGAAATGGAGGGTTGGCTGTGAGGGAGAGGATTGATAGGGAGAGTCTGTGTGGATCTAGTCCCCGCTGTTTACTGCAGATAGAGGTTGTGGCTGAGAATCCTGTGGAGCTTTTCACTCTAGAAATAGAGATTCTGGATATTAATGATAATTCTCCTACATTCTCATCTAATAATAAAATTTTAGAGATCACAGAGGTGTTTACTGGTCCTGGTGCTCGGTTTGCTTTAGATGTTGCCAAGGATTTAGATGTCGGTGTGAATGGTGTCAGTCAGTATACACTGAATACAAATCCTTATTTCTCTTTGTCTGTGAAGAATCGTAAGGATGGAACGCTCATCCCTCAGCTGATACTAGAAAAGGTTttagatagagaagaaaaagcaGAACATAACCTGATTCTCACAGCTATAGATGGAGGAGAACCAGCCAGATCAGGGACCTGCAGAATAACAATAGTTGTATTAGATATTAATGATAATCCTCCAGTCTTCAATCAGTCACTATATAAGATCAGTATTAGGGAGAATCTGCCATTGAAGACTGTGATATTAACACTGAATGCATCAGATCAGGATGACGGAGCGAATGGGGAAATTCGGTTTTCCTTTGATGATCACACATTTGAATCTGCTAGAGAAATGTTTTCTCTAAATGAGCAAAATGGTGAAATTTCTGTTCAAGGACTGGTAGATTTTGAAAAACAAAGCTTTTATGAATTATCTATTAAGGCCGTAGACAAGGGATTTCCGAAATTAGAGGGTAACTGTATAGTTCAAGTGGAAATAGAAGATGTGAATGATAATCACCCTGAAATTACTTTTGTGTCAACGACTAATGATATTGCAGAAAATTCTCCATCTGGGGATATTGTAGGATTCATTAATGTGGAAGATAAGGATTCTGGGAAAAATGGAGAAATACGTCTGGACCTACCACCAAATGTGCCTTTCAAAATTAAAGAGACCAGAAATCGTTATTCTCTGGTTGTAGATGGAAATCTGGATAGAGAGGAAACCCCCCAATACACTATAGAGCTGACAGCCTCGGATTtagggtctcctcctctatacagCAAGACAAGCGTCACCCTCAGGGTGTCAGATATTAATGATAATGCTCcagtgttcacacaggctacttatAATGCTTTCATTATGGAGAACATTGACCCGGGGACTCTTCTATGTACAGTATCTGCTACTGACCTAGATGAGGGGGTTAATTCTGATCTGGTCTACTCCATAGTTGAGAGTCAGATTGACGGCTCCTCTGTATCCTCCTTTGTTTACATCCATTCTAATGATGGGAATATATACGCTCAGCGTTCCTTTGACTATGAGCAGATCCAGGTGTTACAGATCACCATAAAGGTAGAAGACTCAGGGTCTCCGCAGTTATCTTCCACTGTCCCCGTCTTTATCTTCATTCTGGATAGAAATGACAATCCCCCCACTCTGCTGTATCCAGAGCACTCTGAGGACCTCATTGTCCATGAGAGGATCCCAAAGTCTACAAGTGCCGGATATCTGGTGACCAAACTGTCGGCAGTGGATCTGGACTCTGGTCACAATGCCTGGCTGCTCTTTACTCTCATTGACCCCATCAATTATTCATCATTTCAAGTGTCTAAGCACACAGGAGAGGTGAGGACTGTGCGAGGATTACAGGAAAGCGAGAACATGGAGCAACAACTTGTCATCTCTATCAGTGATCAGGGGAATCCTCCATTATCCACCACAGTGACTGTACTGGTCAGTATAGCAGATGAGGTTGTAATGGAAAGACCCAAATCTGGGGACTTCCTGACCAATTCCAAACCCCCATCAGATATGACTCTGTATTTAATCATTTCCCTGGTGGCCATCAGCTTAGTGTCACTTGTCACCTTCATGATACTATTGGTGAGATGTCTGAGGAAGGACAGCTATGATTACACCAGTAGTTGTTGTATTCTTGGTGGATCCCAATCCAAACCCTACACAGACCAGTATCAGCCGGCTCTGTATCTGAACACTGACGGGACCTTAAAATACATGGAGGTGAGAATGGTTCCTCCAGGGTCCCAGGGGCAGAGTTACCAAACTCATTTACCCCCAGCCCCGGAGCCACAAGATTTCAGTATTGTGCAGCCTTTACATTTTCCTCAGTTAAAGGATTTATGTCAAGAAGCCTCATCTGAGGGGGAATTACTGACTGATCCAAACAATGTAAGTcgcaatattatatttttattgcatGCTAAGATATTTATTAGATTTTACATTAAGTCTCAAGAGAAAATATTAATTTCTAATACACTTTGTATGAAACCATAA
- the LOC138777828 gene encoding protocadherin gamma-C5-like, which produces MDIRSCKQCWKWQVLCFLLHYSWGWVSGQLRYSIVEESEPGTVVGNVAQDLGIRLSEISHRKLHLRSEDNKYFDLKQENGVLFVRGRIDRESLCDSKPDCSLYGEAIAENPVEIFSIEIEILDINDNSPLFSVTDQIIKITELLASPGARFALEIAEDLDVGVNGVSQYTLNTNPYFSLSVKNRKDGTLIPQLILEKVLDREEKAEHNLILTAIDGGEPARSGTCRITIVVLDINDNPPVFNQSLYKISIRENLPLKTVILTLNASDQDDGANGEIWFSFDGHTSKPARQMFGLNEHTGDIFVNELVDYEEFNFYELSIRAVDNGSPELEGSCIVQVEIEDVNDNSPDITFSYSLYDVPENAPLETVVGFVNVRDKDSGKNGEIKLDLSPNVPFRIKQRKKRYALVTDGSLDREETPQYTIELTASDLGSPPLYSKTGVTLRVSDINDNAPVFTQATYNAFIMENSDPGTLLCTVSATDLDEGVNSDLVYSIVESQIDGSSVSSFVYIHSNDGNIYAQRSFDYEQIQVLQITIKVEDSGSPQLSSTVPVFIFILDRNDNPPTLLYPEHSEDLIVQERIPKSTSAGYLVTKLSAVDLDSGHNAWLLFTLIDPINYSSFQVSKHTGEVRTVRGLQESQNMDQQLVISISDQGNPPLSTTVTVLVSIADEVVVERPKSGDFLTNSKPPSDMTLYLIISLVAISLVSLVTFMILLVRCLRKDSYDYTSSCCILGGSQSKPYTDQYQPALYLNTDGTLKYMEVRMVPPGSQGQSYQTHLPPAQEQPNSNFTRPLDFPQSEDLVNDARTSSEVQFLNNSDQLGLHWIYMTSSIKRIL; this is translated from the exons ATGGACATCAGAAGCTGTAAGCAATGCTGGAAATGGCAAGTACTGTGCTTCCTTCTCCATTATAGCTGGGGCTGGGTCTCTGGGCAGCTGCGTTATTCTATTGTTGAGGAGTCTGAACCAGGGACTGTTGTAGGGAATGTGGCTCAGGATTTAGGTATAAGACTATCAGAGATTTCTCATCGGAAATTGCATTTAAGATCTGAAGATAACAAATATTTCGATCTAAAACAAGAAAATGGAGTGTTATTTGTAAGGGGCAGGATTGATAGAGAGAGTCTGTGTGATTCCAAACCAGACTGTTCATTGTATGGGGAGGCTATCGCTGAGAATCCTGTAGAGATTTTTAGTATTGAAATAGAGATTCTGGATATTAATGATAATTCTCCACTTTTCTCAGTTACTGATCAGATTATAAAAATCACAGAATTATTAGCAAGTCCTGGTGCTCGGTTTGCATTAGAGATTGCAGAGGATTTAGATGTCGGTGTGAATGGTGTCAGTCAGTATACATTAAATACAAATCCTTATTTCTCTTTGTCTGTGAAGAATCGTAAGGATGGAACGCTCATCCCTCAGCTGATACTAGAAAAGGTTttagatagagaagaaaaagcaGAACATAACCTGATTCTCACAGCTATAGATGGAGGAGAACCGGCCAGATCAGGGACCTGCAGAATAACAATAGTTGTATTAGATATTAATGATAATCCTCCAGTCTTCAATCAGTCACTATATAAGATCAGTATTAGGGAGAATCTGCCATTGAAGACTGTGATTTTAACACTGAATGCATCAGATCAGGATGACGGAGCAAATGGGGAGATATGGTTTTCATTTGATGGTCACACATCTAAACCTGCAAGACAAATGTTTGGATTGAATGAACATACTGGTGACATTTTTGTTAATGAGTTAGTGGATTATGAAGAGTTCAATTTTTATGAACTGTCTATTAGAGCCGTAGACAATGGAAGTCCTGAATTAGAAGGAAGCTGCATTGTTCAGGTAGAAATAGAAGATGTTAATGATAACTCTCCAGATATTACCTTCTCATACTCATTATATGATGTTCCAGAAAATGCCCCACTGGAAACTGTTGTTGGATTTGTAAATGTCAGAGACAAGGATTCTGGGAAAAATGGTGAAATAAAACTGGACTTATCACCAAATGTGCCTTTTAGAATCAAACAGAGAAAAAAACGTTATGCATTGGTCACAGATGGAAGTCTGGATAGAGAGGAAACCCCCCAATACACTATAGAGCTGACAGCCTCGGATTtagggtctcctcctctatacagTAAAACAGGCGTCACCCTCAGGGTGTCAGATATTAATGATAATGCTCcagtgttcacacaggctacttatAATGCTTTCATTATGGAGAACAGTGACCCGGGGACTCTTCTATGTACAGTATCTGCTACTGACCTAGATGAGGGGGTTAATTCTGATCTGGTCTACTCCATAGTGGAGAGTCAGATTGACGGTTCCTCTGTATCCTCCTTTGTTTACATCCATTCTAATGATGGGAATATATACGCTCAGCGTTCTTTTGACTATGAGCAGATCCAGGTTTTACAGATCACCATAAAAGTAGAAGACTCAGGGTCTCCACAGTTATCTTCCACTGTTCCCGTCTTTATCTTCATTCTGGATAGAAATGACAATCCCCCCACTCTGCTGTATCCAGAGCACTCTGAGGACCTCATTGTCCAAGAGAGGATCCCAAAGTCTACAAGTGCGGGATATCTGGTGACCAAACTGTCGGCAGTGGATCTGGACTCTGGTCACAATGCCTGGCTGCTCTTTACTCTCATTGACCCCATCAATTATTCATCATTTCAAGTGTCTAAACACACAGGAGAGGTGAGGACTGTGCGAGGATTACAGGAAAGCCAGAACATGGATCAACAACTTGTCATCTCTATCAGTGATCAGGGGAATCCTCCATTATCCACCACAGTGACTGTACTGGTCAGTATAGCGGATGAGGTTGTAGTGGAAAGACCCAAATCTGGGGACTTCCTGACCAATTCCAAACCCCCATCAGATATGACTCTGTATTTAATCATTTCCCTGGTGGCCATCAGCTTAGTGTCACTTGTCACCTTCATGATATTATTGGTGAGATGTCTGAGGAAGGACAGCTATGATTACACCAGTAGTTGTTGTATTCTTGGTGGATCCCAATCCAAACCCTACACAGACCAGTATCAGCCAGCTCTGTACCTGAACACTGACGGGACCTTAAAATACATGGAGGTGAGGATGGTTCCTCCAGGATCCCAGGGGCAGAGTTACCAAACTCATTTACCCCCAGCCCAAGAACAACCAAATTCTAATTTTACCAGACCTTTAGATTTTCCCCAATCAGAAGATTTGGTTAATGATGCCAGAACATCTTCAGAAGTGCAGTTCCTGAATAATTCTGACCag CTTGGATTACACTGGATCTACATGACATCAAGTATCAAGAGAATCCTATAA